In Deltaproteobacteria bacterium, the sequence GGCCAGCCGGTAGTGCTCGCGCTCGAGTTCGTCGAGCCGATCGCGGAAACCACCGCCGCGATCCTGCACGCCCGCGGCCACGCGTCGCAACTCCGCACACTCGGCTTCGAGCACCTCGATCTGTCGCGCGAGTCGCTCGATCGTGACGGCGCTGTCGGTCCCGGGCGCGCCGCCGGCCGCCAGCGTGAGACGCAGGCGATCATTCTCCTCGATGAGCTCGCGGACCAGCTGCTCACCCTTGGCGAAGAACTCGCGCAAGAAGGCCTGCGTCTGCGCCTCGAGCGTGTGCCCGGAGCCGTCGTGCGTCATCGCGGAGTGCGAGCGTATCACGGCCGCGCCCAGACCCGCAGCTTTCTACCGACGCGGCGACCGCCGCCAAGATGTTCAGTCACGGGGAGCGGGTCGTCGTGCCGACGCCCGTCAGCGCGGCGGCGAACTCGAGCACCGCGCGGGCGAGGCCATCGATCGACGCGACCTGCTGCACCACGCCGGCGTCGACCGCCGAGCGCGGCATCCCCGACATCACCGCGAGGCTCGGATCCTCGGCCAACACCCGCGCCCCCGCGGCCCTGGCGGCCGCCGCCCCGTCGGTGCCGTCGCTGCCCATGCCGGTCATCACGACCGCGCACATGCGCGGCCCGAACAGCGTGGCCGCCGATCGGAACAGCCGATCGGCGCTGGGTGTGATGACCCCCGCGCCCGCGGCCGCTGGACTCACGCGCGCCAGCGGGCCGTGGGCCCCCAGCGCGAGCTCGAGGTGGGCACCGCCGGGCGCGATGTAGACGGTGCCCGACACCAGCGCCATGCCGTCCTCGGCCTCGACGACCTGCGGCGGCACCAGCCGATCGAGGCGTTCGGCGAACGCACGGGTGAAGCGCGGCGGCATGTGCTGCGCGATCACGATGGCGACCGGTAGCTCGCGCGGCAGCTGCGACAACAGCTGCTGCAGCGCCGGCGGGCCGCCGGTCGAGGCCGCGATCGCGATGACGCCCTGTGGCGCGCCCGACAGCCGCGCCGAGCCCACCGATGTGACCGGGCGAGGGACACCCGCGGGTGGCCGCTGCAGCGCCCGCGCGCGCTCGCTGAGCCGCACGCTCTGCAGACGACGCACCATCGTCACCTTGCCGAGCAGCTCCTGCTCGATGCTGCGCAGCTCGGGCGAGACGTCGCCGCCGGGCTTGGGCACGAAGTCCAACGCACCCAGCTCGAGCGCACGGAACACGTGCTCGCGGGCGGCGTGGCTCGAGATGACGATCACGGGCGTGGGCCGGCGATGCATCAGCAGCCGCAGGAACGCGAAGCCGTCCATCTCGGGCATCTCGAGATCGAGGGTGATGACGTCGGGCTGCACGTCGAACACCAAGCGCAGCGCCTCCTTGCCGTTGGTCGCGCGACCGACCACATCCACGCCCGGCAGGCTCTCGAGCATGGTCGCGATGGTCTGCCGGTTGTAGGCCGAGTCGTCCACCACCAGCACGCGCAGGCGTTGCATACCGGACACGGTCATGGCGGATTCATGGGGCGAGCGGCTTGCGGTACACCAGGTCGTTGCGCAGGTGCACGAGATCGAAGCGGGTGCTGAGGTTGAGCAGACTCTCGGAGTGTCCGAGCAGCAGGTAGCCGCCCGGGTTCAGGGTATCGTAGAACGCCTCGACGATGCGAACGCGCGCGGGCGTCGCCAGGTACATCAGCACGTTGCGGCAGAAGATCACGTCGCAGCTGCCGAGCACGTGATAACGGTCGGTCGCGAGCAGGTTCAGCTGGCCGAACGAACACATCGCGCGCAGATCCTCGCGCACGTCGAAGCTGCCCTCGTTGTCGCGGAAGTACGCGCGCTGGTAGATCGCCGGGGTGGTGCGGAAGCTGGACGGGCCATAGCTGCCGCGGCGGGCCCGCGCGACGACCTTGCGGCTGATGTCGGAGCCCACCACGCGTAGCGACCACCCGCGCAGTCGCTCGCATTCGCGCAGCAGGATCGCGATCGTGTAGACCTCTTCGCCCGTCGAGCAGCCCGCGCTCCACACCGAGATCCGGCGCGACGGGGCCTGCCGCGCGATGATCTCCGGCAAGAGTTCGTTGACGAAACCATCGAGCTGGTACTGCTCGCGGAAGAGATAGGTCTCGTGGGTGGTGAGTCGCTCGACCGCGTCTTCGAGCTCGCGCGGCCCACCGGGGTCGTAGCGCAGGTAGTGGTAGTAGTCGTAGAACGTCGACAGCCCCAGCGCCGCCAGCCGCGGGCCCAGCCGCCGTTGCAGCAGGAACGTCGAGCTGATGCCGTGCAGCAGGCCGCAGTACTCCTCCACGACCTCCTGCAGCAGCCGCGCCTCCTCGTTCGAGATCGGCACGCCGCCGTAGTCCGGCCGTGGCGAGGGCGGTGGCTTGAACGTCACCCGCGGCGCTCCCACGCGCGCGGGCCGTCGACCTCTGCGATCGCCTCGGTCAACGCCTGACGCACCAGCGGATCGACCTCGTCGGCGAGCGCGCGCTGCATCGCCGCGAGCGCGGTGGGATCGCGTCGCTTGCCGAGCGCCTGCGCGGCCGACCAGCGCACATCCCAGCGGGCGTGGGCGCACAGCCCGATGAGCGCCGCGGTCGCACGATGCGGCCCGAAGGCGGACAGCGCCCGCGCGGCCGCCTTCACGACCTCGTGATCGGCCGAGAGGCTGAGGCTCATCAGCATCGTCAGATCTTGATCGCGGCCCGAGCGGCCCAGGCCGGCGATCGCATGGACGACCACCGCGGGCGCGGCGTCCTCGACCACGATGGCGCGCAGCCGCGGCAGCGCGACCGGGTTGTCGAGCGCGACCAGGGCCTGCACCGCGGCCGCGCGCACCTGCGGCGATCGATCGTGGGTCGCCGACAACAGCGCATGGGGGGCCTGCGGCGGCGCGAGCAAGGCGAGCGCGCGACAGGCCGCCGCGCGTACCAAGGGCTCCTCGTCGGCGAGCGCGAACGCCAGCGCGTCGGCGCCTTCGTGAT encodes:
- the cheB gene encoding chemotaxis-specific protein-glutamate methyltransferase CheB translates to MTVSGMQRLRVLVVDDSAYNRQTIATMLESLPGVDVVGRATNGKEALRLVFDVQPDVITLDLEMPEMDGFAFLRLLMHRRPTPVIVISSHAAREHVFRALELGALDFVPKPGGDVSPELRSIEQELLGKVTMVRRLQSVRLSERARALQRPPAGVPRPVTSVGSARLSGAPQGVIAIAASTGGPPALQQLLSQLPRELPVAIVIAQHMPPRFTRAFAERLDRLVPPQVVEAEDGMALVSGTVYIAPGGAHLELALGAHGPLARVSPAAAGAGVITPSADRLFRSAATLFGPRMCAVVMTGMGSDGTDGAAAARAAGARVLAEDPSLAVMSGMPRSAVDAGVVQQVASIDGLARAVLEFAAALTGVGTTTRSP
- a CDS encoding protein-glutamate O-methyltransferase CheR — encoded protein: MSNEEARLLQEVVEEYCGLLHGISSTFLLQRRLGPRLAALGLSTFYDYYHYLRYDPGGPRELEDAVERLTTHETYLFREQYQLDGFVNELLPEIIARQAPSRRISVWSAGCSTGEEVYTIAILLRECERLRGWSLRVVGSDISRKVVARARRGSYGPSSFRTTPAIYQRAYFRDNEGSFDVREDLRAMCSFGQLNLLATDRYHVLGSCDVIFCRNVLMYLATPARVRIVEAFYDTLNPGGYLLLGHSESLLNLSTRFDLVHLRNDLVYRKPLAP